A region of Moorena producens PAL-8-15-08-1 DNA encodes the following proteins:
- a CDS encoding sigma-70 family RNA polymerase sigma factor: MSQPISLSWSTEVTLPQVPVQPEKLSNYDLVLRCQEGMNPDRTAFAELLRRYQSHVDKILYHLAPDWQDRSDLAQEVWIRVYRNIKRLNEPVKFKGWLSRIATNLFYDELRKRKRVAHPLSLDAPRHMDDGDMDWEIASAEPGPEEDMTTREFYEQLHKAISELPEVFRTTIILREIEGMAYEEIAEITGASLGTVKSRIARARARLQSHLQAYLDS, encoded by the coding sequence ATGAGTCAACCAATTTCTCTATCCTGGTCAACAGAGGTAACACTTCCTCAAGTGCCGGTGCAACCTGAGAAACTCTCTAACTATGATTTGGTTTTACGCTGTCAGGAAGGTATGAATCCTGACCGCACAGCCTTTGCTGAGCTACTACGTCGGTATCAGTCCCACGTGGATAAGATTTTGTATCACTTAGCACCAGACTGGCAAGATCGCTCCGATTTAGCCCAAGAGGTCTGGATTAGGGTTTACCGTAATATTAAACGACTTAATGAACCAGTCAAGTTCAAAGGTTGGTTAAGCCGTATTGCCACCAATCTTTTCTATGATGAGCTCCGCAAACGCAAGCGGGTAGCCCACCCCCTGTCTCTGGATGCACCACGTCATATGGATGATGGCGATATGGATTGGGAAATTGCTTCAGCAGAGCCTGGTCCAGAAGAAGATATGACGACCAGAGAGTTTTATGAGCAACTGCACAAGGCAATATCAGAGTTGCCAGAAGTGTTTCGTACTACCATCATCCTTAGGGAAATCGAAGGTATGGCTTATGAAGAAATTGCCGAAATTACTGGCGCTTCTCTCGGAACCGTTAAGTCTAGAATTGCTAGAGCAAGAGCGAGATTGCAATCTCACCTGCAAGCTTATCTAGATTCCTAA
- a CDS encoding response regulator yields the protein MFSCEHPALRVLVVDDHELTRYSLQLAFSAQENIEIVALASNGKEAIDMVECHRPDVIVLDLQMPMMDGLSAATRIKSLEPDTKIIAYSSVEDPQIEVMSQTAPVDIFCRKDVATSDLINLVRKMGRDKVNCLQPLAKIS from the coding sequence CCTGTGAGCATCCTGCCTTGCGAGTTCTTGTAGTTGACGACCATGAATTAACTCGATATAGCCTTCAGTTAGCATTTTCTGCTCAGGAGAATATTGAGATAGTTGCTCTTGCTAGTAACGGGAAAGAAGCCATTGATATGGTAGAGTGCCATCGCCCGGATGTTATAGTACTTGATCTACAAATGCCTATGATGGATGGTCTCAGTGCAGCCACCCGGATCAAAAGTCTAGAGCCAGACACGAAAATTATTGCCTACTCTTCAGTAGAAGACCCCCAAATTGAGGTGATGAGCCAAACTGCTCCCGTTGATATCTTCTGTAGGAAAGATGTTGCCACTTCAGATCTAATTAATTTAGTTAGGAAAATGGGGAGGGATAAAGTTAACTGTCTACAACCACTAGCTAAAATCAGCTGA
- a CDS encoding L,D-transpeptidase: MAISNSINTSLMIFCFGSAGLLISAKLPQLKLKQLTPEISQVLPATSRLTIARLDTDKTLTKTSSVYPELEPLSSEKTASDLIKPQVTLKRLKSKIPKVLPATSYFTDAIAAITYQVVVDLSDTTVYLYWGEQLLQSHPIAIGKPGWDTPTGSFKIIRKQPNPIWKEPITGELIPPGPDNPLGERWIGFWSDGHHQIGLHGTDEEELIGKAVSHGCLRMLNQDIKQLYEQVSLGTPVIVRN, from the coding sequence ATGGCCATAAGCAACTCAATTAACACTAGCTTAATGATATTTTGCTTTGGGTCAGCAGGATTGTTAATCTCAGCTAAACTACCACAGCTTAAGCTGAAGCAACTTACACCTGAGATTAGCCAGGTCTTGCCAGCAACCTCTCGGTTGACCATAGCACGACTCGATACAGATAAGACGCTGACAAAAACCTCTTCAGTATACCCAGAACTGGAACCGTTGTCATCCGAAAAAACAGCCTCAGATCTGATAAAACCTCAGGTAACGCTAAAGAGACTGAAATCAAAAATTCCCAAGGTTTTACCAGCCACCTCTTATTTTACTGATGCAATTGCTGCTATTACTTACCAGGTAGTTGTGGATTTGAGTGATACTACGGTCTACTTGTACTGGGGAGAACAATTGCTCCAGAGCCACCCAATTGCTATTGGTAAACCCGGTTGGGATACACCCACTGGCAGTTTCAAAATTATTCGCAAACAACCCAACCCTATTTGGAAAGAACCGATTACTGGTGAACTCATACCTCCTGGACCTGATAATCCTTTAGGAGAAAGGTGGATTGGTTTTTGGTCTGACGGACACCATCAAATCGGGCTTCATGGCACTGATGAAGAAGAGCTAATCGGCAAAGCGGTTTCCCACGGCTGCTTACGGATGCTCAACCAGGATATTAAACAGTTGTATGAGCAGGTCAGTCTAGGAACACCAGTAATTGTGAGAAATTAA
- a CDS encoding chlororespiratory reduction protein 7 → MPNSIMFQEDGYVVLETNQPEVILTAMELKSKLMAILANRQDDLPRDLQHLTSLEEQGQYLMETSCELDVGPGEYLQWYVVRL, encoded by the coding sequence ATGCCTAATTCTATAATGTTCCAGGAAGATGGGTATGTAGTTCTCGAAACTAATCAGCCAGAGGTGATTCTGACTGCAATGGAGTTAAAGTCAAAGTTAATGGCAATCTTGGCAAATCGTCAGGATGATTTGCCAAGGGATTTGCAGCATTTGACCTCTTTAGAGGAGCAAGGACAGTATTTGATGGAGACCAGCTGTGAATTAGATGTAGGACCTGGAGAGTATTTACAGTGGTATGTAGTCCGCCTCTAA
- a CDS encoding late competence development ComFB family protein codes for MRIEQIVEKALKDGYLTPLMESEVGRLCDTASELSIEEYMALDKLMGALLSGEVVTVARKQFINVMEELVLSEAIDQVTKIEDKSDRFLEVGDIAAYALNRLPPLYATTEKGAQYQRKRAKQDLMDLINNQVKDAIAKYLERPDFGADRQAIRKKTSKDLMGQISSMLEGCAPGFEPKPQRSNGLHGLR; via the coding sequence ATGAGAATTGAGCAAATTGTAGAAAAAGCGTTGAAAGATGGCTACTTAACTCCCCTGATGGAGAGTGAGGTCGGTCGCCTTTGTGACACAGCTTCGGAACTCTCCATAGAAGAATATATGGCATTAGACAAGCTGATGGGGGCGCTGCTATCTGGTGAGGTGGTTACAGTTGCTCGCAAGCAGTTTATCAATGTCATGGAAGAGTTGGTATTAAGCGAAGCAATTGATCAAGTTACCAAGATAGAAGACAAGAGCGATCGCTTTCTGGAGGTAGGAGATATTGCTGCCTATGCCCTCAATAGACTGCCCCCTCTCTATGCCACTACCGAAAAAGGTGCTCAATACCAGCGTAAAAGAGCAAAGCAAGACCTAATGGATTTAATTAACAATCAAGTCAAGGATGCCATAGCCAAATACCTAGAGCGACCTGATTTTGGCGCTGATCGCCAAGCAATCCGCAAAAAAACCAGCAAAGATCTGATGGGACAGATTAGTAGTATGTTAGAGGGCTGTGCACCAGGCTTTGAGCCCAAGCCTCAGCGCTCAAATGGATTACATGGATTACGTTGA
- a CDS encoding anti-sigma factor family protein — MTSKFNPDNTYGQESAKDMDSLKRDRFQLISAYVDGEVTSAERSDVQQLLATDPEAKRLYNRLLMLRQAFRAMPVPQTEQPAQELAQQVFSKIDRRRNRRKFVWGGAALAAMFVGAVSMIVPNGPSPVPQMATNPTPLPKAEPLRIALNRPLLEIPLAPVSSPRPSGVLPEVNGNVNNLNLN; from the coding sequence ATGACCTCTAAATTTAACCCTGATAACACTTATGGGCAGGAATCTGCCAAAGATATGGATTCCCTCAAACGCGATCGCTTTCAATTAATCAGTGCCTACGTTGATGGGGAAGTAACATCAGCAGAGCGCTCTGATGTGCAGCAGCTATTGGCAACTGACCCAGAGGCCAAACGATTATACAATCGACTGCTGATGCTACGTCAGGCATTCCGAGCCATGCCCGTCCCACAAACAGAGCAACCAGCTCAAGAACTGGCACAGCAAGTTTTCTCAAAAATTGACCGCCGCCGGAATCGCCGAAAATTTGTTTGGGGTGGTGCTGCCCTTGCTGCCATGTTTGTCGGTGCGGTTTCGATGATTGTGCCTAATGGACCCTCACCAGTGCCACAGATGGCCACTAACCCAACTCCATTGCCAAAAGCAGAACCCCTCAGGATTGCTCTAAATCGACCGCTGCTAGAGATACCATTAGCTCCAGTGTCATCTCCTAGACCGTCAGGAGTCTTACCAGAAGTTAATGGAAATGTCAACAATCTTAATTTGAATTAA
- a CDS encoding protein adenylyltransferase SelO, with translation MIDMFLSLNYEPALESLGYDYFDEVAAAEFPRHILRFRNDQLLPRIGLNPQDTNDQDFIQAFGKFQGVRPFLALRYHGYQFGEYNPRLGDGRGFLYGQVRGIDGELYDFGTKGSGTTPYSRTADGRLTLKGGVREVLAAEALHHLGVLTSRCLSLIETGEQLWRGDEPSPTRSSVIVRFSRSHIRFGTFERLHYFKRPDLIKKLLDHVIEQYYPSIIPLKEDNKQEQYAQFYAELVERVARLAAQWMAAGFCHAVLNTDNMSITGESFDYGPFAFIPTYDPKFTAAYFDYYRRYSYGNQPGICQLNLEMLQQPLGMVIPTSEMEAGLAEFGKHYYRNYRHLMLNKLGFEQLPESEESELLRLTIQFLQDTQVGYHAFFAELAQQFDKSWRDDVTQIMSRESFWESDAQYSSLADWRNLYHHLLQNLSVDQLKDMSTLLRDKNPHTALLRPVIEAVWEPITQEDNWEPFYELISKLQAKQ, from the coding sequence CTGATCGATATGTTTCTATCTCTCAACTACGAGCCAGCCTTAGAATCCCTCGGATATGACTATTTTGACGAAGTAGCAGCAGCAGAATTTCCTAGGCATATCCTGCGGTTTCGTAACGACCAATTGTTACCCCGTATTGGATTAAATCCCCAAGACACTAACGACCAAGACTTTATCCAAGCTTTCGGTAAATTTCAGGGAGTTCGACCTTTTTTAGCCCTGCGCTACCACGGCTATCAATTTGGTGAATATAACCCTAGACTAGGGGATGGCAGAGGTTTTCTCTATGGTCAAGTAAGAGGTATTGATGGGGAACTTTACGACTTCGGTACCAAAGGCTCTGGCACCACACCCTACTCCCGAACTGCTGATGGTAGACTGACCCTCAAAGGAGGGGTGCGGGAAGTACTTGCAGCTGAAGCGTTGCACCATCTTGGAGTTTTAACCTCCCGCTGTCTGAGCCTGATTGAAACTGGAGAGCAACTGTGGCGAGGTGATGAACCTTCTCCAACTCGCTCATCAGTTATAGTACGTTTTAGCCGTTCCCATATCCGGTTTGGTACCTTTGAGCGACTGCATTACTTTAAGCGTCCGGATTTAATCAAGAAGCTATTAGACCATGTGATTGAGCAGTACTACCCAAGCATAATCCCCCTAAAGGAGGATAACAAACAGGAGCAGTATGCTCAGTTTTACGCTGAGTTGGTGGAACGAGTGGCTCGATTAGCAGCCCAGTGGATGGCAGCGGGTTTTTGTCACGCTGTCTTAAATACCGACAATATGTCGATTACTGGAGAAAGTTTTGATTATGGACCATTCGCCTTTATCCCCACCTATGACCCTAAGTTTACCGCTGCTTACTTTGACTATTACAGGCGCTATAGTTACGGCAATCAACCTGGAATTTGTCAGTTAAATTTAGAAATGCTTCAGCAACCGTTAGGGATGGTAATCCCAACATCGGAGATGGAAGCAGGTTTAGCCGAGTTTGGTAAACATTATTACCGCAATTATCGGCACTTGATGCTGAATAAACTGGGATTTGAACAGTTGCCAGAGTCGGAAGAGTCAGAGTTATTGAGGTTAACGATTCAGTTCCTGCAAGATACTCAGGTTGGTTATCACGCTTTCTTTGCTGAATTAGCCCAACAGTTTGATAAGAGTTGGCGAGATGATGTTACTCAGATAATGAGCCGAGAATCTTTTTGGGAGTCAGATGCTCAGTATTCATCCCTAGCAGATTGGCGCAATTTATACCACCACCTTTTACAAAATTTATCAGTTGATCAGCTTAAGGATATGTCAACACTTTTGCGAGATAAGAATCCGCACACTGCTTTACTCAGACCTGTAATTGAGGCAGTTTGGGAGCCAATTACTCAGGAAGATAATTGGGAGCCGTTTTATGAGTTGATCAGCAAACTACAAGCTAAACAATGA
- a CDS encoding DUF2854 domain-containing protein, with protein sequence MLPRTSLGTVGLVIGGLLTVIGFVAYATDNATLNLVGFFYGIPILLGGLALKAAELKPVELSQPTIPEVLTLREQSATPIQNQIRKDVMRYRYGQEAHLDSSLESLGLSPTDEERPVLMGLRETSVDGAYALILEFDSPLIPFETWLKKQEKLENFFGPGIRVDLTELEEDQVDVALVAIPEETTSV encoded by the coding sequence ATGTTACCCCGAACTTCCCTAGGAACTGTAGGTCTAGTCATTGGTGGATTACTGACCGTAATCGGCTTTGTTGCCTACGCCACCGATAATGCCACCCTCAATCTAGTGGGATTCTTTTATGGAATTCCGATTCTACTAGGAGGTCTTGCCCTCAAAGCTGCCGAGTTAAAGCCTGTGGAATTAAGCCAACCAACAATTCCTGAAGTCCTGACGCTGCGAGAGCAAAGCGCCACCCCAATCCAAAACCAGATTCGCAAAGACGTAATGCGATATCGCTATGGTCAAGAAGCCCATCTAGATAGTTCCTTGGAAAGCCTTGGTTTATCTCCTACTGATGAAGAAAGACCTGTGTTGATGGGGTTACGAGAAACTTCGGTGGATGGTGCTTATGCCTTAATTCTCGAATTTGACTCCCCACTAATTCCTTTTGAGACTTGGCTCAAAAAGCAGGAAAAACTGGAAAACTTCTTTGGACCTGGTATTAGAGTAGATTTAACCGAACTTGAAGAAGACCAGGTGGATGTAGCACTAGTGGCAATACCGGAAGAAACCACCAGCGTCTAA